One Vibrio penaeicida DNA segment encodes these proteins:
- the metN gene encoding methionine ABC transporter ATP-binding protein MetN codes for MIEINQVNKVFYQGSKEINALIDINLSIPQGAIFGVIGSSGAGKSTLIRCVNMLEAPTSGEVIVDGVDLTKLSKSELGKARRNIGMIFQHFNLLSSRTVFENIALPLELASADKSKIESKVTELLALVGLSDKRDTYPANLSGGQKQRVAIARALASDPKVLLCDEATSALDPATTQSILELLKKINRQLNITILLITHEMDVVKSICHEVAIIGDGKLVEKGTVGEIFAHPKTELAHNFIRSTLDLSIPEDYQVRLKSERVEGSYPLVRLEFTGASTDAPLMTQIARNYGIDVSILSSDLDYAGGVKFGMMVAELFGDEESEKAALDFIREHKVKVEVLGYVL; via the coding sequence ATGATTGAAATTAATCAAGTAAATAAGGTTTTCTATCAAGGCAGTAAGGAGATCAACGCCTTAATAGACATCAACCTATCTATTCCCCAAGGCGCAATCTTTGGCGTCATTGGATCTTCCGGTGCAGGGAAAAGCACACTGATTCGTTGCGTTAACATGTTAGAAGCACCAACGTCTGGCGAAGTTATCGTAGATGGTGTCGACTTAACAAAGCTTTCTAAGTCTGAGCTTGGAAAAGCGCGCCGTAACATCGGCATGATATTTCAGCACTTTAATCTACTATCTTCCCGTACGGTATTTGAAAATATCGCTCTTCCTCTAGAACTTGCGAGCGCAGACAAATCAAAAATCGAAAGTAAAGTCACCGAACTTTTGGCACTGGTTGGGCTAAGCGACAAACGTGACACCTACCCAGCGAACCTAAGCGGTGGACAAAAGCAGCGTGTTGCGATTGCTCGTGCATTGGCATCGGACCCAAAAGTTTTATTGTGTGATGAAGCGACCAGCGCACTGGACCCAGCGACAACTCAGTCGATTCTTGAGCTGCTGAAAAAAATCAACCGACAGCTCAATATCACCATTCTGCTGATTACACATGAAATGGATGTGGTTAAAAGTATCTGTCATGAAGTTGCCATTATTGGTGATGGAAAACTGGTTGAGAAAGGCACCGTTGGCGAAATATTTGCTCACCCTAAAACTGAATTAGCACACAATTTCATTCGCTCCACTTTGGATCTTTCCATTCCTGAAGATTACCAAGTTCGGTTGAAGTCAGAACGTGTCGAAGGTAGCTACCCGTTGGTTCGCTTAGAGTTTACGGGCGCAAGCACCGACGCACCTCTGATGACGCAAATCGCTCGAAACTACGGTATTGATGTGAGTATTTTAAGCTCCGACTTGGATTATGCTGGCGGCGTGAAATTCGGAATGATGGTCGCGGAGCTCTTTGGCGACGAAGAAAGCGAAAAAGCAGCGCTCGATTTTATCCGCGAACACAAAGTTAAAGTAGAGGTACTTGGTTATGTCCTTTAA
- a CDS encoding methionine ABC transporter permease — translation MSFKSVTEWLSLNGDLLLGATWETLYMVAVAGIVGFAVGIPLGVILHTTKKGGLLENIALNNVLGAIVNIGRSVPFLVLMVAIIPVTKLLVGTFIGTTAAIVPLTIGAIPFVARLIEGALLEVPSGLVEAAQSMGATPTQIITKVLLPEALPTIVNSVTITMVTLVSYSAMAGTVGGGGLGDVAIRYGFHRYDVVIMAVTVVMLIVLVQIIQSIGDALVRRVDHR, via the coding sequence ATGTCCTTTAAGTCAGTAACAGAGTGGCTAAGCCTAAATGGCGATCTTTTGCTGGGTGCAACGTGGGAAACCCTATACATGGTCGCGGTTGCGGGCATCGTTGGGTTCGCTGTGGGTATCCCATTAGGTGTTATTTTACACACCACTAAGAAAGGTGGCTTACTGGAAAATATCGCTTTAAATAATGTTCTAGGTGCGATTGTGAACATCGGTCGCTCTGTACCATTTTTGGTTCTAATGGTTGCCATTATCCCTGTCACCAAATTACTTGTTGGTACATTTATCGGCACCACGGCAGCAATTGTACCGTTAACGATTGGTGCTATCCCATTTGTTGCTCGCCTGATTGAAGGTGCACTACTCGAAGTGCCAAGTGGTCTTGTTGAAGCCGCGCAATCTATGGGAGCAACACCAACCCAAATTATTACAAAAGTACTGCTTCCAGAAGCTCTACCTACCATCGTGAACTCCGTAACCATCACCATGGTTACATTAGTGAGCTATTCGGCAATGGCTGGCACCGTGGGCGGCGGCGGTTTAGGGGATGTCGCGATTCGTTACGGCTTCCACCGATACGATGTTGTGATTATGGCTGTTACCGTCGTGATGCTTATCGTACTGGTACAAATCATTCAATCAATCGGTGACGCGCTGGTACGCCGCGTTGACCACAGATAA
- a CDS encoding MliC family protein produces MLKKFISVSALLVSTGLVVTGCSSSSSTSVNNAYICGEDLEIWTHPINEYELQLEINNERFLMDRVPSASGEKFENRRMGYVFWMKGTQASLSLPNVPMQMCNQNTPKKTSLSSKNTLF; encoded by the coding sequence ATGTTGAAAAAATTTATAAGTGTGAGTGCACTGTTGGTGAGCACGGGGTTGGTGGTCACTGGCTGCAGTTCTAGCTCAAGCACTTCGGTTAATAACGCATATATATGTGGCGAAGACTTAGAAATATGGACACACCCTATTAATGAGTATGAGCTGCAATTGGAAATAAACAATGAGCGCTTTCTCATGGATCGCGTGCCGAGTGCTTCTGGTGAGAAATTTGAGAATCGTCGTATGGGGTATGTTTTCTGGATGAAAGGGACCCAAGCCAGTCTGTCTTTGCCTAATGTTCCGATGCAAATGTGCAATCAAAATACGCCTAAAAAGACATCGCTATCGTCTAAAAATACCTTGTTTTAA
- a CDS encoding MurR/RpiR family transcriptional regulator produces MSLPKNLLVRLRANTEPLSKKLRLVADYVLDNAHDVQFQTITDLARNSQTSEATVVRLCRDMGYKGYSDFRMALAVDLSQNPREKQVEMEGDICHISAQSAVASLQDTAQIIDRKALKRVCNLVHESQYISCVGVGASSIVGRYLAFRLLRIGKKVTMFEDTHLAAMNAVRSTQGDLWFAISSSGSTKEVVHAVRQAHQRDTPVISLTNITHSALSSISTESLIAARPEGPLTGGAFASKVGALLLVDVLVNTLLEQYPEYAESVVDTAEVVMPLMI; encoded by the coding sequence GTGAGTCTACCCAAAAATTTACTCGTTCGTCTTCGAGCGAACACTGAACCATTGAGTAAGAAACTACGTTTAGTGGCGGATTATGTCTTGGATAATGCTCATGATGTCCAGTTTCAAACCATCACAGATTTAGCGCGCAATTCTCAAACCAGTGAAGCGACAGTGGTGAGGCTATGTCGTGATATGGGTTACAAAGGCTATTCAGACTTTAGGATGGCGTTGGCGGTGGATCTTAGCCAGAATCCGCGAGAGAAACAGGTCGAGATGGAAGGCGATATTTGCCATATCTCAGCCCAAAGCGCAGTGGCAAGCTTGCAAGATACCGCCCAAATTATTGACCGAAAAGCGCTGAAAAGAGTGTGTAATCTGGTTCATGAATCTCAATACATCAGTTGCGTTGGGGTTGGAGCATCAAGCATTGTGGGGCGTTACTTGGCGTTCAGATTATTGCGAATCGGCAAGAAAGTCACCATGTTCGAAGATACCCATTTAGCGGCAATGAACGCCGTTCGAAGCACTCAAGGCGATCTCTGGTTTGCGATTTCGAGTTCGGGATCAACCAAAGAAGTTGTCCATGCGGTTAGGCAAGCACATCAACGCGATACTCCCGTTATTTCTCTTACCAACATTACGCACAGTGCGCTGTCATCGATATCGACAGAATCGCTTATTGCAGCAAGACCAGAAGGGCCGCTAACGGGGGGAGCCTTTGCTTCTAAAGTAGGAGCGTTATTGTTGGTTGATGTTTTGGTTAACACCTTGCTGGAACAATATCCAGAATACGCAGAGTCGGTTGTTGATACCGCCGAGGTGGTGATGCCTCTGATGATCTGA
- the metQ gene encoding methionine ABC transporter substrate-binding lipoprotein MetQ — protein MKYNLKSLLAIAAAASALVLTGCGEKEVDTSKIKVGVMAGAEAQVAEVAAKVAKEKYNLDVELVTFTDYVTPNAALDDQSIDINAFQHKPYLDQQVTDRGYKLTIAGNTFVYPIAGYSKQVTSVDQIQEGARIAVPNDPTNLGRSLLLLEQQGLLTLREGVGLLATVRDIVANPKNITIVELDAAQLPRSLDDVALSIINTTYASSIDLTPEKDGVFVEDKDSPYVNLIVAREENLAAENVQNFVKAYQTDEVYNAAMDIFKGGVVKGW, from the coding sequence ATGAAATATAACCTTAAAAGCCTTTTGGCCATCGCAGCAGCAGCGTCTGCATTAGTACTAACAGGCTGTGGCGAGAAAGAAGTCGACACAAGCAAAATCAAAGTTGGCGTAATGGCAGGTGCAGAAGCACAAGTTGCTGAAGTGGCTGCAAAAGTAGCGAAAGAGAAATACAACCTAGATGTAGAGTTAGTGACGTTTACCGATTACGTAACACCAAACGCAGCACTCGATGACCAATCTATCGACATTAACGCATTCCAGCACAAGCCATACCTTGATCAGCAAGTAACGGATCGTGGTTACAAACTGACTATCGCTGGTAACACGTTTGTTTACCCTATCGCGGGTTACTCTAAGCAAGTAACGTCGGTTGATCAGATTCAAGAAGGCGCTCGTATTGCTGTTCCTAATGACCCAACAAACCTTGGTCGCTCTCTACTTCTTCTAGAACAACAAGGTCTTCTTACTCTACGTGAAGGTGTTGGTCTACTAGCAACTGTACGCGATATCGTTGCGAACCCGAAAAACATCACTATCGTTGAACTGGATGCCGCTCAACTTCCACGCTCTTTGGACGACGTAGCGCTGTCTATCATTAACACGACTTACGCAAGCAGCATCGACCTAACGCCTGAAAAAGACGGTGTATTCGTTGAAGACAAAGACTCTCCATACGTAAACCTGATTGTTGCACGTGAAGAAAACCTAGCAGCAGAAAACGTACAAAACTTTGTTAAAGCATACCAAACAGACGAAGTTTACAACGCGGCAATGGACATCTTCAAAGGCGGTGTAGTGAAAGGCTGGTAA
- a CDS encoding N-acetylneuraminate lyase: protein MTKHKPMEGIFIPLMTPFSSIGELEYDKLEGMVEHHISQGVHGFYIGGSSSECFMMSILERQRVLKTVAHIVNNRVPLIAHVGAIALTDVRLLIDTAQNEGYQVISATPPFYYGFTPQEVTYYYQSILDYTDVPLLLYNIPGTTGVTFTHQTLLNLSAMDNVIGIKHTTHDMFFIERLRQLQPNSLIFHGEDSMLVNGLQMGASGGIGTTYNLMAAKYVAIFEAMKQGDTEKAMDLQHQVNRVTEVLLEAGLYQSIKFAMGELGIDYGQCREPFLPLSKSHKTRVMECLTRSY from the coding sequence ATGACGAAACACAAACCTATGGAAGGCATCTTTATTCCGCTCATGACCCCCTTTAGCTCAATAGGGGAGTTGGAATACGACAAGCTTGAAGGCATGGTTGAGCATCATATTTCGCAGGGGGTACACGGTTTTTACATTGGTGGCAGCTCTTCTGAGTGTTTTATGATGAGTATTTTAGAACGACAAAGAGTGTTGAAAACGGTCGCGCATATTGTCAATAATCGAGTGCCGCTGATTGCTCATGTTGGGGCAATTGCGTTAACCGACGTACGTTTACTGATCGATACCGCGCAAAATGAAGGGTATCAAGTGATCTCTGCAACACCGCCTTTTTATTACGGCTTCACCCCCCAAGAAGTGACCTATTACTATCAGTCTATTCTCGATTACACAGATGTTCCGTTATTGCTGTACAACATTCCTGGAACCACGGGCGTAACATTTACCCATCAGACGCTCTTGAATTTATCTGCCATGGATAACGTGATTGGCATAAAGCACACCACACACGATATGTTTTTCATCGAAAGGCTAAGGCAACTTCAGCCGAATAGCCTCATCTTTCATGGTGAAGACTCTATGTTGGTTAATGGTCTACAAATGGGGGCAAGTGGTGGCATAGGAACGACGTATAATTTGATGGCCGCTAAGTATGTGGCGATTTTTGAAGCGATGAAGCAAGGAGACACGGAAAAAGCCATGGATTTACAGCATCAAGTCAATCGGGTTACTGAAGTGCTGTTAGAGGCAGGGTTATATCAGAGCATCAAGTTTGCCATGGGAGAGTTAGGGATCGACTATGGTCAGTGTCGAGAACCATTTTTGCCCCTGTCAAAATCACATAAAACGCGAGTTATGGAATGTTTGACGCGTTCATATTGA
- the treC gene encoding alpha,alpha-phosphotrehalase, whose translation MTIHNDWWRKASIYQIYPKSFCDSGSSGTGDIQGIISKLEYLKALGIDAIWLTPVYCSPMVDNGYDISDYFAINPDFGTMADFDELIAAAHRQGIRIIMDIVVNHTSTEHAWFQSALGDKNSPYRDYYIWRDPLNGDVPNNWESKFGGSAWELDGSTNQYYLHLFAKEQADLNWENPQVREEVKAIIEYWAEKGVDGFRLDVINLISKQQDFPSDDVGDGRRFYTDGPRVHEYLQEISQTVFQKYGSVTVGEMSSTTLEHCQKYSSMDGKELSMVFNFHHLKVDYPNGEKWGLAPFDFLQLKSIFNHWQQGLNGKGWGALFWCNHDQPRIVSRLGNDEQYRVESAKMLAASVHFMQGTPYIYQGEEIGMTNPHFDSIDQYRDVESTNMYDIMVNQKGGSSDDMLRILASKSRDNSRTPMQWDDSEHAGFTQGTPWIDVARNYRDVNAMTAFEDKGSVFYFYQSLVHLRKELPVITDGDYQDLMPDHPSVFAYARSNGSQTLICINNFYEERVEITLPSRYDMKQAKGVLGNYQTVEQLSLVQSSNQSLEPYESRVFIIESI comes from the coding sequence ATGACTATTCATAACGACTGGTGGCGCAAAGCGTCTATTTACCAAATCTATCCAAAAAGTTTTTGTGACAGCGGAAGTTCTGGCACTGGAGACATTCAGGGGATCATTTCAAAGTTAGAGTATTTGAAAGCTCTGGGCATTGACGCTATTTGGTTAACGCCTGTTTACTGTTCTCCGATGGTCGACAATGGTTATGACATTTCGGATTACTTTGCCATTAACCCTGATTTCGGCACTATGGCGGATTTTGATGAATTGATTGCCGCGGCACATCGCCAAGGGATTCGTATAATCATGGATATCGTCGTTAACCATACGTCGACAGAGCATGCTTGGTTCCAATCAGCTTTGGGTGATAAGAATAGCCCATACCGCGACTACTATATTTGGCGAGACCCACTCAATGGTGATGTCCCTAATAACTGGGAATCCAAGTTTGGTGGTTCAGCGTGGGAGCTTGATGGCTCCACTAACCAATATTATCTGCACTTATTTGCTAAAGAGCAGGCTGATCTGAATTGGGAAAACCCGCAAGTTCGTGAAGAAGTCAAAGCGATAATAGAGTATTGGGCAGAAAAAGGCGTTGATGGGTTCCGTTTGGATGTCATTAATCTTATTTCTAAACAGCAAGATTTCCCATCTGATGATGTGGGGGATGGCCGTCGATTTTACACTGACGGACCTCGCGTACATGAATATCTACAAGAAATCAGCCAGACGGTATTTCAAAAATATGGCAGCGTCACCGTAGGGGAAATGTCTTCAACGACGCTAGAGCATTGCCAGAAATATTCTTCGATGGATGGTAAAGAACTATCCATGGTGTTTAACTTTCATCATCTTAAAGTGGATTATCCGAACGGTGAGAAGTGGGGGCTTGCTCCGTTTGATTTTCTTCAATTGAAATCCATCTTTAACCACTGGCAGCAAGGCCTAAACGGAAAGGGGTGGGGCGCTCTATTTTGGTGTAATCACGATCAACCCCGCATCGTGAGTCGGTTGGGTAATGATGAGCAATACCGAGTCGAGTCAGCCAAAATGCTCGCCGCTTCCGTACACTTCATGCAAGGCACACCATATATCTATCAAGGTGAAGAAATCGGTATGACAAACCCTCATTTTGATTCAATAGACCAATACCGAGATGTCGAAAGCACGAATATGTATGACATCATGGTGAATCAGAAAGGGGGGAGCTCCGACGACATGCTTCGTATTTTAGCGAGCAAGTCACGTGATAACTCGAGAACGCCTATGCAGTGGGATGATTCTGAACATGCAGGGTTTACCCAAGGGACTCCATGGATTGATGTTGCTAGAAATTACCGTGATGTGAATGCAATGACAGCGTTCGAAGATAAAGGCTCAGTCTTCTATTTTTATCAGTCACTCGTTCATCTACGCAAAGAACTCCCCGTGATAACGGATGGAGACTATCAAGATTTAATGCCGGATCATCCGTCTGTTTTTGCCTACGCTCGTAGCAACGGTTCTCAGACGCTAATTTGTATTAACAACTTCTACGAAGAACGGGTCGAAATCACTCTACCGAGCCGTTACGACATGAAGCAAGCAAAAGGCGTGCTTGGAAATTATCAAACCGTTGAGCAGTTGAGTTTGGTTCAGAGTTCGAATCAATCTCTTGAACCCTATGAAAGCCGTGTTTTTATCATTGAGAGTATTTAG
- the treB gene encoding PTS trehalose transporter subunit IIBC — protein sequence MSKVAKKDVAKILELVGGSDNIASVSHCLTRLRFVLNDTDTADVKRLESISIVRGCFTNAGQFQVVIGNEVDDVYKLLLELSGKSSASKDESKLAARQNMNILERSISHLAEIFVPLLPAIITGGLILGFRNVIGDIKMFDGQTLTQISQFWATVHSFLWLIGEAIFFFLPVGVCWATVKKLGGTPILGITLGVTLVSPQLMNAYLIGKEVPEVWDFGLFVIEKVGYQAQVIPAMLAGVALAFIETNLKRIVPGYLYLVVVPFVSILLSVILAHSLIGPFGRLLGDGVAFAAKAAMTGDFAIIGATVFGFLYAPLVITGVHHTTNAVDLQLMQELGGTPIWPLIALSNIAQASAVVGIIIISRKEGERDISVPAAISAYLGVTEPAMYGINLKYKFPMLSAMAGSAIAAAICGSAGVMANGIGVGGLPGILSIQPQYWTIFSIAMLVAIFVPAMLTLFFYKRAQHKGNLETAAA from the coding sequence ATGAGTAAGGTAGCGAAGAAAGATGTCGCCAAAATCCTCGAACTTGTAGGGGGAAGCGATAACATTGCGAGTGTAAGCCATTGTCTAACTCGATTGCGCTTTGTACTAAATGATACCGATACAGCGGATGTGAAAAGGCTAGAGAGCATTTCTATCGTTCGCGGTTGTTTTACAAATGCTGGTCAATTTCAAGTCGTGATTGGCAATGAAGTGGACGACGTCTATAAGCTTTTACTTGAACTGTCAGGGAAAAGCAGCGCTAGCAAAGACGAGTCCAAGCTAGCTGCTCGTCAGAATATGAATATCTTAGAGCGCAGCATCTCCCACCTAGCCGAAATTTTTGTTCCCCTTCTACCGGCGATCATTACGGGTGGTTTGATTCTTGGTTTTCGCAACGTTATAGGCGATATCAAGATGTTCGATGGCCAAACACTGACGCAAATCAGTCAGTTTTGGGCGACCGTCCATTCGTTTCTATGGCTAATTGGTGAAGCGATTTTCTTCTTCCTACCCGTCGGCGTATGTTGGGCTACGGTGAAGAAGCTGGGTGGCACACCAATATTGGGTATTACATTAGGTGTGACGTTAGTTTCACCTCAACTTATGAACGCTTATTTAATCGGTAAAGAAGTGCCCGAAGTATGGGACTTTGGATTGTTTGTGATTGAAAAAGTGGGTTATCAGGCACAAGTAATACCTGCAATGCTGGCGGGTGTAGCGCTGGCGTTTATAGAGACAAACCTCAAGCGAATTGTACCGGGATACCTATACCTTGTTGTGGTGCCATTTGTGTCTATTTTGTTGTCTGTGATCCTTGCTCACTCGTTGATCGGTCCTTTCGGACGTTTACTGGGCGATGGTGTCGCGTTTGCGGCTAAAGCGGCAATGACGGGTGACTTTGCCATTATTGGTGCCACCGTGTTTGGATTCCTTTACGCACCGTTAGTGATCACCGGTGTTCACCACACAACCAATGCTGTTGATTTACAGTTAATGCAAGAGTTGGGTGGTACGCCAATTTGGCCACTAATCGCATTGTCTAATATTGCACAGGCTTCTGCCGTCGTCGGTATCATCATTATCAGCCGTAAAGAAGGTGAGCGAGATATCTCTGTTCCTGCTGCCATTTCCGCCTATCTTGGTGTAACGGAGCCTGCGATGTACGGTATCAACCTCAAATACAAATTCCCAATGCTAAGTGCCATGGCCGGCTCTGCTATTGCGGCGGCAATATGTGGTAGTGCGGGTGTGATGGCAAACGGCATTGGAGTCGGTGGCCTGCCAGGTATTCTCTCTATACAGCCTCAATACTGGACTATATTCAGCATCGCCATGCTAGTTGCGATTTTTGTACCTGCGATGTTGACTCTCTTCTTCTATAAGCGCGCTCAACATAAAGGCAATTTAGAAACAGCAGCCGCATAA
- the gmhB gene encoding D-glycero-beta-D-manno-heptose 1,7-bisphosphate 7-phosphatase, which yields MAKPAVFLDRDGVINVDHGYVHDEHSFEYIDGVFEATKQLQDMGYLLVLVTNQSGIARGMFSEDRFLSLTQWMDWNFVDNGVDFDGFYYCPHHSEHGIGDYKQDCECRKPKPGMFISARDFLKIDMENSVMVGDKAEDMMAAQSAGVGTRVLVRTGKPVTEKGESLASVVLDSIKDVPAYLKS from the coding sequence TTGGCTAAACCTGCCGTTTTTCTTGACCGTGATGGTGTGATCAACGTAGACCACGGTTACGTGCATGATGAACATAGTTTTGAATACATAGACGGTGTATTTGAAGCAACAAAGCAACTTCAAGACATGGGTTACCTACTGGTACTTGTTACGAATCAATCCGGAATAGCGCGAGGGATGTTTAGCGAAGATCGCTTTCTTTCTCTTACTCAGTGGATGGATTGGAATTTCGTTGATAATGGCGTTGATTTTGATGGCTTTTATTATTGTCCGCATCACTCTGAACATGGTATCGGGGATTACAAGCAAGATTGTGAATGCCGAAAACCCAAGCCCGGTATGTTTATTTCTGCCCGTGATTTCTTAAAAATAGACATGGAAAATTCCGTTATGGTGGGTGACAAAGCGGAAGATATGATGGCCGCTCAATCGGCAGGTGTTGGAACACGAGTTCTTGTCCGCACTGGGAAACCTGTTACCGAGAAAGGAGAGTCTTTGGCGTCAGTCGTATTAGACAGCATCAAAGATGTCCCTGCCTACCTTAAGAGCTAG
- a CDS encoding YitT family protein gives MEKHTRKEDWIAILTGTFLVAQGVFFLQNATLLTGGTTGLALLISQFVPFSFGVLYFASNIPFYILGWKRFGKRFALTSLISGALVSIFADNLHWLIQIYSINPLYCAISGGLLMGLGMLILFRHHTSLGGFNVLCLIIQDKTGFSVGKSQMIIDCAILIASFFFVSLEVIGLSILGAIALNLVLAMNHKPTRYSVSKRSVQH, from the coding sequence ATGGAAAAACACACAAGAAAAGAAGATTGGATCGCAATACTGACAGGCACATTTTTAGTCGCGCAGGGCGTATTCTTCTTACAGAATGCGACTTTACTGACGGGTGGAACCACAGGGTTAGCGCTTTTAATTAGCCAATTTGTGCCTTTTAGTTTCGGCGTTCTCTATTTCGCATCAAATATCCCATTCTATATTTTAGGCTGGAAACGCTTTGGCAAAAGATTCGCGCTGACCAGTTTAATTTCTGGTGCGCTTGTTTCTATATTCGCAGATAACCTGCACTGGCTGATTCAGATTTATAGCATTAACCCACTTTACTGCGCGATATCGGGCGGATTATTGATGGGACTAGGCATGCTGATCTTATTCCGACATCACACCAGCCTTGGTGGCTTTAATGTGCTTTGCTTGATTATTCAAGATAAGACTGGGTTCTCAGTTGGCAAAAGCCAGATGATCATTGATTGTGCGATTCTAATTGCATCATTCTTTTTCGTTTCGCTTGAAGTCATCGGCTTGTCTATTTTAGGGGCAATCGCGCTGAACTTAGTATTGGCTATGAACCATAAACCCACACGATACAGTGTAAGTAAGCGCTCAGTTCAACACTAA
- the treR gene encoding trehalose operon repressor TreR: protein MSKKLTILDIARLAGVGKSTVSRVLTNDPKVKPDTRKKVEQIISESGYVPSKSAQSMRGGSQKVIGVIISRLDSPSENLVVSLLLKTLYAAGYDVVIMESQFDCEKTNEHLAVLKRRNVDGVIVFGFSDCDMYELESWGHRAVVIASDSSEISSVNYNNQSVIEMALNQLSQQNKTHIAFIGVDDTDVTTGRLRTQAYIRWCESHALTPNYTTGALSHESGYHLVDTVLGTKTDAIVCASDSIALGVNKRLQELGKTDVTVFGVGGNALLSFLFPNTQSIDPGYAEAGRKAANLLVDQLQNQSEVTHVTLTPSLPS, encoded by the coding sequence ATGAGTAAGAAGCTCACTATTTTGGATATCGCTCGATTAGCAGGGGTCGGTAAATCGACGGTTTCTCGTGTTTTAACGAACGATCCAAAAGTAAAACCAGATACCCGTAAAAAGGTAGAGCAAATCATTTCTGAATCTGGTTATGTTCCGTCTAAGTCTGCTCAATCAATGAGAGGAGGCAGTCAGAAAGTCATCGGAGTGATTATTTCTCGTTTGGATTCTCCCTCAGAGAACCTTGTCGTCAGCCTGCTTTTAAAAACGTTGTATGCCGCTGGGTACGATGTCGTGATCATGGAAAGCCAATTTGACTGTGAAAAGACCAATGAGCACCTCGCTGTTTTAAAGCGTCGAAATGTTGATGGTGTAATTGTGTTTGGTTTTTCAGATTGCGATATGTACGAACTGGAATCTTGGGGGCATAGAGCGGTAGTCATTGCGTCGGATTCTTCTGAAATATCTTCTGTGAATTACAACAATCAATCCGTCATCGAGATGGCCTTGAATCAACTTAGCCAACAGAACAAAACACACATTGCCTTTATTGGTGTGGATGATACGGATGTGACAACGGGCCGTTTGCGTACGCAAGCTTACATTCGGTGGTGTGAAAGCCATGCGTTAACGCCTAATTACACGACGGGTGCACTGAGTCATGAAAGCGGTTATCACTTAGTCGATACGGTATTGGGTACAAAAACCGATGCCATTGTGTGTGCCAGTGATTCAATTGCATTAGGCGTCAATAAAAGGCTTCAAGAGCTCGGTAAAACTGACGTAACTGTATTTGGGGTTGGTGGGAACGCTTTACTTTCATTTTTGTTCCCAAACACACAGAGTATTGACCCAGGGTATGCGGAAGCTGGAAGAAAAGCCGCTAACCTGCTGGTCGACCAACTGCAGAATCAATCGGAGGTGACTCACGTCACTCTAACCCCTTCTCTTCCCAGTTAG